gagctatagtaatactcataataaaaacaaatcgatccaacaatcttccaaaatcacctttgtatataaatccatctcaccccaattacgagggactacggggtgaggtggtatttcctgtttatcgtcaaactCGGCAAATGGTAAAGTCCCTCGCGGTAAAGAACCATTCTTCCTAAGAACTCTGTGAATCACGTCAATGTGCTCGGTCGTTATGTAGTCGGGGTCATTCCCTCTTGTACGATGACGTCATAAGCAAAtaataatgaaacaaaaaaattattaatcttTTTAGACCCATtacattatacatattaaataaaattgcacaaatttaataattgtgGTCATCGATTTGTCCCCTATCGCTATTTTTGTGATGTCACggttgaaatttgaaatgtcaaattttgCAAGACTATTACCGATCTTTTAGTGTGacttaaaatagtagaaattacataaaatggaactaaaacagttccatactaaattgttgccatgtttaagcattttatgacaaaaatatAACAGTTAGATACGTATTAGGAAGTGGCGCCTCAATAATTTTTCGACATTTTTTcgacaatttcttgtcggactatatataGCGGGAGTTTTCCGGTTGAATTTCAAAATGCCAAGTCGTCTCGAGGTTCTTTTTTTGGGTATTTGCTCACTAATGGAGAataattgtgccattctcaatcaaaagggtacttattgtcggttgtcaataaggtgctatttccatatagaagttatatggaaatcaaccttatcgacaaccgacaataagtacccattGATTTGCTATACAGTTTGGCTGTGACATTGCAATGTAGTGATATAGTAACCACATTATAGAGACGTCACCTTAATCTGTAACTTTCTTAAGgcctatcagttgttcggaactgtcaaatttttgttccaacgTGGGACGTAACAGGCCGAGAtcctccggcggactgatagtcagtgggcccctttaacttAAATAGGACCCATATTTTTGTAGTTATCTTACTCTGCAGTGAAGTGCAGTGTTAAAAGTGGCGGGAGACGTAACTAGAGATAACAGTTGACTTATTGTGAAGTTGACATTATTTAACCTTGTTATAAATTGACCGTGAAATAAGTTAATAACAGATGATAGCTGTTTTATCCCTATtcgttatattataagtatgtacaaagatagatataactccgtaatcgatggatacagtctaaggaaaaaacgtgcctcgaaaatcaagaaaatttgattctcgttcagagggcgctactagttttggcctacagtcgtatagatggcgttgacggtttcgtttgttatttaacaattttaacgcatatcagtgaaagaacaagggtcaaaatcataaaaataattaatgcaaataaaaaaaaaacatttatctatatttaaatacattctatcgtatttttataaatcttaaaatttactatgacagtaccgctctagtataagttactctatggtatgtatgtagtatgttatataattatatagtacCTATGTCATTAGTTAACGTAACAATATTTTTGGAATGCCGTTACTTTAGATGATCGAGGTCAAAAATCACacaaaaaaatatccaaaaaaaatCAAGTACCAACCATATATCTTCTTTTTATATTTGGAATGACTATATGTAAAATATCATATGttactatacctataatattatttattaggccGACAACACACTTGTAACCTCTGGttttgcaggtgtccatgggcgacggtaactGTTTACCACCAGGTGATttgtctgcttgtttgcctcctattaACTCCTATCTACTTGCCAAGATAAATTTCACTGCGGCTCTAACGAAACTGTAATTCCCCTCGGAGCGAAGGCAGGGAATTTACCATCCCGTATACTTTAGCATATAAACGCCAGAAACTGTCATTTGAACACAGTTGAAAGGAACTTCTCTTACGTTGCGAAGCCTACTATTagctagtaagtacctactatgtTTTAACTGACTGAGAGGTTTTACCACTTGTACCTAACTCGAATGTTATGTAGATACTTCCATAACATGGCGATTTGTGTCAAGAACGATATCGCTaagcaaatatttaaaatgaccTACGTTCAGTTTTACAATATCTCGtttgtgtataaatttaaaaattcaacctCAGCTCATAAAATCCGTTCTTAAagtctataaagttttttacgtcttataaatagtgatgtgtatacaaccggtactaaccgaaaataaactattgggaggtacttatatttgttgatgaagTGTCTGTAACACAATGAATGGATAATCCTTCCTAACGTGCTAAAAGGGGACAATAGGAGAGGAATTAAAAAGTGTTAAATGGTGTAGGTAAAAATGCCATCATTTTGAGGCATTAAGAAATTTTGTATAcacaatatttataatgtttaaaagcGATTTCATTGTAAGATTAACAGTCACCTCGAAGCAACATATCATATTATAGTTCATAATGCACCAAGTTACTCATCATATTTCTCTACGTTCACTaagtttcatttaaatgacCTAACTTTGTAGAGAAAAGAAGAGAatagaagagaagagaagagtaTGACTTCGGGAATAATAACTATTCTACACCCTTCCCAACAATTACGACTATCTCCATATccaatttcatctaaatcggttttattgggtcccatacaaatttccacccccctcttcaccccctttaggggtgagttctgggaaaaaaagtatcctatgtccttctccgggactcaaactacccctataccaaatttcaactaaatcggttcagctgtttaaacgtgaagaggtaacggACAGGAAGACACCGaactgttttataaattttctctttaagtaataaaatatttactcgtaggtaattcatattttttttttcagaaatgcAGTATTCCATTCTTGTCGTTATAGCAGCTTTGGTGAGCATGGCTTTAGCTCAAGTGTGGCTCCTACCTGACGGAAGAGATAAGTAAGTACAAATAATAACAACTAATTAGAGGGAAGTCCCCCAGTGACGGACACCTAAGCCGTTTTGGAAAAAAAGTATTTGTAAAAGtatctttatttatgaattacttTAGTCAACAAACTTATTTCGAAATCCTAGCACCGGACGGTTTGAAAACATTTGACACTGATCACAAATATAATCTTCTGAACATTCTGGAATGTCAAACACAGGCTTCCTGCGCCCACCTATGGTAACTGGAGCACTTTATCCAGTCTTCGTCATAGTCTAAACATACTACGGGTTGCTCTCACCAATGGCTGCAGTTTTCCCTCCTTTTTTAACTTTGCTCTtcacttgtttatttaatttcccCTCAGTTTCAcctttttcttataattttattgtaagctTGCTTTTCGTTATATATCAAATGTTCACTTCTTTCACACCTTCGTTTCcgaatattattttttcttctctTCCTTTTTTACTTACCCGTTCTTCTATCTGAAACATCGTAGGTACAAAATACCACCGAAAAAAACATATTCACTGTCCGCCATTGCGGGACTACTACTGTGTTCAGTATTGAGGGATAGGaaatcattataattatttattgtatacttttttttattttattatttcaattatgTAACAAAACTTTTATAGTACGTAATTTAAGTGATTAgtgagtttattaaaaataaacacgtcCAGCTTAACACAAAACTAGGCCGAAACATTCACCCGAAACGTATGCGACGCAGCGCCTTCCGTTGCGCGTCCAATGCCATCCCGTTTCTCAACATTGGTACGTCCCCAACGCCACTTTTACTTATCCTTGAATTGCTCGCGTTGTTAGTTGCTGAGATATTACGTTTGTCCGGCACTATATGTCGTCCGTGGTTACGGGACTTCCCCCTACCTTGATTTGAAAATTTTCCCTAAATGCAGTAAGAAGGAATATGAACGGTAAAAATAGTGGCAACGTCGCTATTTACGCCAAACTAAAAAACCATGTAGTGTTAGCCTCAAATCGATTACAAAATTGTTCActagtttacttttataaacaatttctacATCATTTGTGTGCTTTATTTGTAATTTCATTTACAGGGACCTATATAGCAATGTCTGGGGAAGGGCACTTCGAAACAGCAATGGCGTTACATGGAACAAACCAATGGGTAACGGCAATGTCTTCGGCACTTTAGGCAGCAACGACCAAGGGCTATTTGTAAGTTCATCATATTTCACTGAGCCCTACTTCTTGTTTAGAGAGTATTCACTATTTTAAATAAGGAAATATCACATAGACTAGCTTTGCTTTGCCGGAaagctgagggcctaccgcgaacaccgaagttcgcaaatttgcgaacttcggtgttagCGGTTATAGCCCTGCTCTGAGCATGTTATAGCACGTAGCAGAGAATCTAAGCGTGACTAACGTTAAGTCGAGAAGAAGATTAGCTACAATTAGTGCAATTCAGCATAGCATCTAATGACGTTTTTTTCGTTTACTGTAATTTGCTCCTTTATAACAATAATTGTCATAATTTGAAGTATAAGAGAAAAATGTTTAAAGATAAGTGCTAATTGTAATCAGTTAGGTTTACCCTGACTGACATGGGACCTCACGggttcacggcttcggcggctttgccgtgaggcccatttaaaaggccctaattaactagctttcctcggtgtcatgcttcaaaacttgtttaggcgtgtcaccaaataatgcgagtttaccctactccATGTTGTAACCGGTAGTAATAGTATTAATAAGCTGTATGGCCATCTTTCTAGGGCAAGGCAGGTTACCAAGGCACCATCTTCAATGACGCCCGAGGCAAGATGGACGGGCAGGCCTACGGTACCCGAGTACTGAGCCCAGCTGGGGACACCAGCCACTTCGGGGGCAAGCTGAACTGGGCCAATGACAACGCCAAAGCCTCCGTGGACATCAGCAAGCAGATTCATGGAAAAACCACTGTGAGTCTTCGAAAAGTTTTTATAGTTTGATGCTTAAGACAATTCCTATATAGTGCCAACCCCTATGCATAGAACACTGTTGCTGAAAATAACTGTTGCACTGTTGTTGTATTTCGCTTTGTGCTGAAAAAACTttacttataaactgaaatagaaaacacaaatcaaaaatatttatttaaataatttgatttgttaccgaagttgtgtaaaaatttaacttatttaattatttgagaCCCACATTCTGACTTTTTGTAATACTTTCTAAGCAGTTCAATAGACTAGTTATTAGCACCTAAATGCAGGGATACTATAAACTGGCAATTTTGTCAGTAACAGTTCCTTGGGTTATCTTACTAACATAAGATAGCAGTAACTATGATTCCCTCTGCTTACATTCAACTGACAATCGACTTATCAAACTATATAGTTTTGTTTTATCGTACTTTCATTAGTAAGAAGTTCTTTTCTCGGTGCtagttttataaaagaaataataactagtatttattatttatcatttgcCATACTGATTGATTGTTATGTTTCACAGGTGGAAGCGAGCGGCGCGGGAGTATGGAAAGTAGATAAGAACACGCAGGTGTCAGCTGGAGGCTCCTTGATCGGCGGCAACGGCAAGCCTGACGTTACTGTCAACGCGCAGATAGAAAGCAAATTTTAAAGCCATGCCAAGTATTGGCCGACGGACACACACCGGCGGCAAGTCAAACATCACCGTCAACGCGCAAATTATAGAACAGTGTCGACGTCATAGTCAATGAGCAGCAAAACGAAAGTTTCAGCTGACGGCGCCGTGTcgtatgtaggtacagtcaaccaaTGTGATCCATAATGAATCAATTAGTTTATCTTCTACGACAGTATTTATTGAGTGATGTATGGATGGATCTAGTAGTTACAGCTACAAGGTTCTATAGTGGCCCAGGAATCG
The sequence above is drawn from the Cydia strobilella chromosome 2, ilCydStro3.1, whole genome shotgun sequence genome and encodes:
- the LOC134755482 gene encoding gloverin-like, which translates into the protein MQYSILVVIAALVSMALAQVWLLPDGRDKDLYSNVWGRALRNSNGVTWNKPMGNGNVFGTLGSNDQGLFGKAGYQGTIFNDARGKMDGQAYGTRVLSPAGDTSHFGGKLNWANDNAKASVDISKQIHGKTTVEASGAGVWKVDKNTQVSAGGSLIGGNGKPDVTVNAQIESKF